A window of Rhododendron vialii isolate Sample 1 chromosome 11a, ASM3025357v1 genomic DNA:
AACCTTATTGGTGGTTACAGGTATTGGGTTTACCTTGAAGGTGTGTACCATAAACCTTGTTCGTTTCACACTGATGATATCAAGCTTtgatccctctctctctctctctctctctctctctctctctctctctctctctcacacacacacacacttttgtGCCCTTCTTACATAGTTCCCCTCTACTTTCCCCATAAAATCCTACCCTTAGGTGCCTTTATGCTTAATCACTTTTTCAACATCTTATTTGGATGCAGAGAATTCAACAAAACTCATCCAAGCCATCGCATGGCGGTCCACTTCATCTCGATCTTCATCCTGTAAAAGTCTTGTAGCATCTAGTTCCAAAAGCTCTTCAACATGGACAGAGTTTAACAACGATCTCTTTGACGATTATGGAGGAATGGAATCAGGAAGCCATTCTCTGACATTGGGAAGGCTATATGCTTGGGAGAAGAAACTTTACGAAGAGGTTAAGGTAAATCGCTGTTACCGTGAAGGCGTAAACTGTTCAATGAAACTCAGTTATCATGACTTCATCCTAGTTCCTCTTTGTGAAATACTTGAAGTAACTTCACAAGCAAACCAAACATCATGTTAACAGTACCAGTTTTACAACTTGGCAATGAGACACCAGGGATATATAGAATGAGGAACATGTATTGTTGCTAAGCATGTTAAAAATAGTCAATTAATGTAGTTGTTATGTAATATATGTTTCCCTTGGATATGATTATATTTATGGCAATGAGACGCCCATAATGATCGAGAATAAATGCCAAATGAGATCGTTATGACTGATACCTATCTATCTCAAGTAACGCAAAAGAAGATGTTTCTTGTATCTCAACCCTAATAACATAGAGTAAGTTGTAATCCATATCACTTGAAACAGTAAAGTTCAATCACTTCTACACAATATCCTATCGAATGCACCAAAGATGTGGCCTTTTGCAGGCTGCCATCATGTAGCAGAACAAACCCTTTTCAAGCTGGACATGTTTGGATTCCTGGACCCATATTTATAATTAGCATAACATTTGACAAGAGCATCATCATTACAAAGGTAGAAGTTCATGTAGTGGGACATGGGAAGTTGAATTGTTCTAAGAACAGTATAATCGAGTAGAGGCCATACTGTCTGTGTAGTTGCTCAGCTCGATTCTTCCTTCTTGTCGTTTAGCTATTAATTTATGCCATGCTACTTGATTTTATCTTACCAGAACAACAAAATGTGAACTGAAAGTATGAAAGCTGATAGCATCTATATGTTTTAGACTGCTTTGTCGGTTGGAAGGAACTGAGCACGATGCCTTTGTCTCTTGACAAAACATTGTTGATTTTGACGTTGTCTCCTTGCCAAGCCAGTTGTCCACTACCTTGTAATATTAAGTTTTACAACATGTTCTTTTGATAGGCATCATGCTTGCAGTGTTTTTTAGGTTACAGTGTCCAAGCGATCAGTATGCATCTGTGATATTTATTGCATGTAGGCATATAGAGTAGGAGTACTGAGTACCTCCTTATTGCACAACAAAGAAGTTTAAAAGGCTGAAAATGCCTGCCTTGTTCTTTCCCCTGTTCAGCGTGTTTGCTTTCAGAAGTTGATCTTTGTGTTTACATTGTCCACCATGTAAGCAAAGGCTGGaggtttctttttttattttgtttataaaatgCAATCCTTTATACTAATTCTTCTAGTAGAACTGAAATTTAGATTTGCTCATCAGGCTGGAGATAGCACCTGGAAAATTTATGAAAAGAAATGCATTCAACTAAGAAATCAGGATGCTAGAGGAGATGGACTTGCAGTGGACAAAACCAGGGCTGCAGTTAAAGATTTATATAGCAGGATCTTGGTTGCAATTCGAAGTGCTGAATCGATTTCAGAACAAATTGAGAAACTGAGAGATGAAGAATTGCAGCCCCAAATTCTTGAATTGTTACAAGGGTAGGGAAATTTCAGAAGCAAGCATTGTTTGTTGTTTCCAGAATCAGTTTTTGCAGAAAATTTGAAGAGATTTTGTTTGGCTTATAGGCTTCCTATCATTTAAGGATGTTTCAACATTTTCAACCATTTTCTGGAAATCTTTTTGGGAGAAACTTCACTCTAGGAAAATGTCAAAGAATGCTTCCAGATACTCGAGGAGAAATACACATGAAAACGTTTATGCTTTTGTACTCGAAAACAATTTTGTGAATGTTTTTATTGAAACTGATTTTGAAACAATTTTGCTTTCTTGAAAAGCCCGGTTTCCTTCATTAATTTACCCTTTCCCTTTATGCAGCCTGATGGGAACCTGGAAGGTTATGTTGGAATCGCATGAGATCCAAAACAAGATTATGTTTGAAGTGAAATCTTATACAAGTCCCTCTTATGCAAAATTCTGCAACAACTCCCACCGAATTGCCACACTACAACTCGATGCGGAGCTTCAGAATTGGAGAGCACGGTTCATCGACTACATTGCAGCACAAAAGGCATACATCGAGGCTCTCCATGGATGGCTATCAAAGTTTGTCATCCCTGAAGTTGAATTCTACTCCAAGGGCAGGAGTTCAAATTCGGCCCCACCTTGTCGGGTCAAAGGGCCCACGTTGCTTGTGATCTGTCGCGATTGGTTGAATTCAATGGAGAAGTTGCCGGATAAAGCAGTTGCATTTTCTATGAAAAGCTTTGGAAAGGATATAAGGGCATTATGGGTACAGCAAGGCGATGAACAACATCGAATGAGGAAAGTTGAGAGCTTGGCGAAAGAACTTGACAGAAAGATTCTTGCATTCCAGAAGGCGGACAATAGGGCTTTTGAATCAAAGCTTTCGGAGCATAACTTGGAGCTAGTCATGGAGCACCGTGCTGAGTTATTGGAAGAGAAGAAGGATATTCTGGAGGGCTTCAGAAGGAGGGTCGATTTAGAGAAGGAAAAACACCATAACTGCATGCAAGAAACACAAAGGATCACACTTAACGGATTTCAGACTGGTTTTGGTGGAGTCTTTGATTCATTGACACAGTTTTCGAAGGCTGCTCTGAAAATGTACAATGACCTTTTGAGTCACAAAGAGAGTGTTGAGAAAAAGGTTGGGAATCCCGGATATATAGAGGGCTCCAAACATGAAGAAGATTGCAGCACGTGACATTCAAAAGCTGGTCAaggttttttagggtttttgggttcGGCTGTTGTTGTACATTAGATTGTGTCGAAGCAGTTATTTGTATATTTATTCATATTTGTAGTTGAATTTCGTTGAAATCGTGGACTCACCGCTAAATTGGTAGGTAGCTAAATGGATTGTAATGGTTGCCCACAATTTTGTTGGTGAGAGAGCTGTAGGTTTCCTGATTTCTAACACCTCACCTGGCAATAATTCCATAAGAGTTTGTAAAGGTGGGGATTGAAGTGGGTAATCTTGTAAGAATACTAGGAGAGGTATTTTAATAGCTTCCTCTCAGACAATATCTTGGAGATTATGGTAGACTTGCCATAACAAGAAGAGTCACATCTCGTGGCCGAGTTTCTCAGAGTTGCAACTTTAGTTCTATCTTCTTTGTTTCCGTctgtttatttattatttatttggaaatgaATGGAAAATAGTTTGTAAATTACCATGGTTTTGGGGAGATGAGATTGAACTTGTGCGTCATAAGTTCAGGGTTCAATGGCATAGCAATATCAagaatgctacacacacaacatcTCCCACACAACATCTCACACAACTGATGACGTCATCACGACGTCAGcataaaacgacgtcgttttgataattaaaaaaaaaaaaaaacaacccacGCACAGTAACGCTTTCCCTTCGGACccttcctcttccccttctcATTCAAAATACTGATTACAGTCAGGAGAACGGAGAGAGgggctcccaccaccaccaccggcgacgATGCTTCCCACCTCAACCGGTGACCACGCTTCCCACCTCCACCGCTAGAACCCAACCCCAGCTCTCCCCACCGTCGGCGACCGCCACCCCCACCAGCTTCTGGACAGTTCGACATTGTTACtcccgccaccaccaccggcttCTATGAGagatgtgtgtgtagcatttttgcTCCCCCGATTTCCTCAtcatcaatctctctctcgatcgatctcCAGCGACTTCTTCTTCATCAACGGGTCTTGTGaaatttgggttttggaagatgacttccctctctctctcacggcaaCTGTTGTTTTTGCAGCCATGGCGGTGGCATTTTTTTGTCCGAATAAAGGCGGGTGTGagcccccccccccgctctctctctctccctcctattttctgatgatttttgagttttaatttgaacTGATTTAAGCCGATTTGGTTGAGGGTTTATATGGTCAGTTCGTGGTTCATCTGCTACGGCGTTATCAACCGGGGTTCCTTTGACTGGGGCAAACAGATCGAATCTTCAAGTCTTCTTCTTCAGCGGGGTGTATCGTCgccgatggtggtggtggtctgaCTGTGATCTGTATTTTGAGTGAGAAGGGGAAGAagagagtgcaattttgttcaccctccttaaaaaagggtgaacattaccctctttcttattggttgaaatggtgtggaccccaccacaaagtgatgtcatgcttattatgcaatacactttttggtaagtatgacatcactttgtgatggggaccacaccattttaaccaataaggagaagggtaatgttcaccctcttaagtggagggtgaacaaaactcaactcggaagaagaagggaaagcaTTACTGTGCgtgggttgtttttttttttatcaaaacgacgtcgttttatgATGACGTCGTGATGACGTCAGCGGTTGTGTGAGATGTTGTGTGGGAgatgttgtgtgtgtagcatttttgtagcAACATAGCAGCAACATCTCAGAATCAACAAAAAACTCTGATTGCAAAAGTACAGACAccagccgagcaaaaaaaaaagtacagacACCAAAAAACGGGGGGAGGGGAATCCTTGGAGTTGGCCTGATCGGCCTATATTCAGGTAATAGATGACCaagccaaacagagccttaaagTCCCGATCAATTGGGATAGACTATATGAatcagttttcttttttccattgcAAATTGAACATGTCAAACGGGGGAAGCCGCGAATTCCAACACTGGAAGGCACTAGCCGCACTACGCAGAGATGGAATCgccaaaagaacaagaataaaaGCTATAGGTGTAAATCAAAACGTAAAAGCAACTTTCTTAAATTGTTTTACTTCTTCAACACTCCCTTTGTACACTGTAAGGAAATAAACCATTCTAAAGATGTACATTTACAATCGTGCAAATGAGTGATTACAGGTCTAGCATTTTAGTCAATGATTACGTTTAATTGCATCCTATCTCAAGTACAAGGAAACCAAAAATTGGGAGAAGAGTATAAATTCACTGACTACCACAGCAGGGGAGTGTATGCCGAAGAACGGGACAATGTCCACCTGCAACCAGTTCTCAACAGCTGATCCCACCACAGCACCGGCTACAAGGCCCCCTATGGTAATTAAAGTTGCCTTCCCtggaaaaaaataagcaaaaaccAGATCACAACCATTTCAACTTTTCACATAGTTCAGTTTAGCCCTACTGCAGACAATCAAAAACTATTCTCCAACAGCTAAAATAGTACAATCCTCGTATAGGCTACCGCGACATTTTCTTTTACATCTTCCATTCCACAACCAAGAAATTTAATAGAAATGGAAGCTACTTAGGTTTACACAATGTCACAATTATTTCAAGAGTTTCATGCAGATCAGATGTTCTCTTCCTCCAACATTTCAGAAAGTTTACTCACCTAACTTTACATTCTTTTTGGTCATGAAGTATAAGGATGCTCCAAAACTAGAAGCCAAGATCAGCCCAGGAACATCAGCTGCACCTGCCGAGGAAAATGTAGAGGCTCCATTGACATAGTTTAAGACCATTAAAGCTCCATATACACCTGCTTGTATTCCCAAGTCACCACTAGACGGTGTTTTAATTGAAATGGGTGAGTTCCTAACC
This region includes:
- the LOC131307740 gene encoding protein ALTERED PHOSPHATE STARVATION RESPONSE 1-like, which encodes MGCVASKLQEEEEVVSICRERKHQLKLAVERRYALADAHARYCQALYGVSAGIKLFVARHSSPSSPFLITFPPKSPPKENVVSNPLFLQQTPSEPTQSAINGCESCGSSTSSEEEDEREEKMEGQQQEGFGYFYMQMPPSIPSPQRDFGWDFFNPFDGVRPEVIGGYNRNSDDDLRVVREEEGIPELEEEGGRVEEEVKNVVVAEESENARGGHVESGGVEVVRSVDVVGNGEEQKGLTVIDTPAKGRELLEALRDIEDHFIRAFDSGKDVSRMLEANRVHLHSGLEEIKENSTKLIQAIAWRSTSSRSSSCKSLVASSSKSSSTWTEFNNDLFDDYGGMESGSHSLTLGRLYAWEKKLYEEVKAGDSTWKIYEKKCIQLRNQDARGDGLAVDKTRAAVKDLYSRILVAIRSAESISEQIEKLRDEELQPQILELLQGLMGTWKVMLESHEIQNKIMFEVKSYTSPSYAKFCNNSHRIATLQLDAELQNWRARFIDYIAAQKAYIEALHGWLSKFVIPEVEFYSKGRSSNSAPPCRVKGPTLLVICRDWLNSMEKLPDKAVAFSMKSFGKDIRALWVQQGDEQHRMRKVESLAKELDRKILAFQKADNRAFESKLSEHNLELVMEHRAELLEEKKDILEGFRRRVDLEKEKHHNCMQETQRITLNGFQTGFGGVFDSLTQFSKAALKMYNDLLSHKESVEKKVGNPGYIEGSKHEEDCST